The following proteins come from a genomic window of Scylla paramamosain isolate STU-SP2022 chromosome 46, ASM3559412v1, whole genome shotgun sequence:
- the LOC135094589 gene encoding transcription factor Adf-1-like, with product MSKIDLDERLIIEVQQYPALYDQGSQDYRDLRKKESMWHAVSESLGLHVRECQARWRVLRDKFAREMRKNVNAKKAGGNALQVYQGSWALMSHLMFLTSHVKHRSSQGSFKRKTPSEAGISEEDEDCIFSEDEPPSPSPPPVKRVKTEVDHTATPAGELDARKVGAATVAGILEWEGDAERMFCLSLVPIIRRLDPDKRSLAKLHIQRLLHNLEFPQVKVELRSG from the exons ATGAGCAAGATCGACCTGGACGAGCGGCTCATCATCGAGGTGCAGCAGTACCCGGCCCTGTACGACCAGGGCAGCCAGGACTACCGCGATCTCAGGAAGAAGGAGAGCATGTGGCACGCCGTGTCTGAGAGTCTCGGCCTGCACG tgCGGGAGTGTCAGGCGCGGTGGCGTGTGCTGCGGGACAAATTCGCgcgggagatgaggaagaacgTGAATGCCAAGAAGGCTGGAGGCAACGCCCTGCAGGTGTACCAGGGCAGCTGGGCCCTCATGTCACACCTCATGTTCCTCACCTCACATGTCAAGCACCGCTCCTCGCAGGG ATCCTTCAAGCGCAAGACGCCTTCTGAGGCAGGCATCtcggaggaggacgaggactgTATATTCTCAGAGGACGAGCCACCGTCACCGTCCCCGCCTCCCGTGAAGCGCGTCAAAACAGAGGTGGACCACACGGCGACCCCTGCGGGAGAACTAGACGCCAGGAAGGTTGGTGCGGCGACGGTTGCTGGAATactggagtgggagggagaCGCCGAGAGAATGTTCTGCCTGTCTCTCGTCCCCATCATCCGACGCCTGGACCCTGACAAGAGGAGCCTCGCCAAGCTGCACATCCAGAGACTCCTGCACAACCTCGAGTTCCCTCAGGTGAAGGTGGAGCTGCGGAGTGGCTGA